The Carnobacterium divergens genome includes a window with the following:
- the murG gene encoding undecaprenyldiphospho-muramoylpentapeptide beta-N-acetylglucosaminyltransferase encodes MKIILSGGGTGGHIYPALALIRRLQAVDPAVEVLYVGTEKGLEKKIVEKAGIPFKSVEIQGFKRSLSLSNFKTIQLFFKSVSDSKKIVKEFKPDVVIGTGGYVCGPVVYAAAKLKIPTIVHEQNSVAGVTNKFLSRFVSKIAICFEEARMEFPKFQDKVVLTGNPRAQEVANIEKSTVLADYGLAITTPTLLIFGGSRGARKINEAFLQALPELVTKDYQVLFATGEVHYEKINQEVERLNLKNKNVSVVPYIYNMPEVFANVSVVMGRSGATTLAELTALGLPSILIPSPYVTNDHQTKNAESLSHHHAARLIPDSELDGAQFIQAADALMLNEPLREEMAKEAKKVGIVDASDRIIALINDLTSN; translated from the coding sequence ATGAAAATTATTTTATCTGGTGGAGGAACAGGCGGACATATTTATCCAGCATTAGCCCTAATTCGTCGTCTTCAAGCAGTTGATCCAGCTGTCGAAGTTCTCTATGTTGGAACAGAAAAAGGGTTAGAAAAGAAAATTGTTGAAAAGGCCGGCATTCCGTTTAAATCTGTAGAAATTCAAGGATTTAAACGCTCTTTATCACTTTCAAATTTTAAAACGATTCAATTATTCTTCAAAAGTGTATCCGATTCTAAAAAAATCGTAAAAGAGTTTAAACCGGATGTCGTAATTGGAACTGGAGGCTATGTTTGCGGACCAGTTGTCTATGCAGCCGCTAAACTAAAAATACCAACCATCGTTCATGAACAAAATAGTGTTGCAGGAGTTACGAATAAATTTTTATCCCGTTTCGTATCTAAAATCGCGATTTGCTTTGAAGAAGCACGAATGGAATTCCCTAAATTTCAAGATAAAGTAGTTTTAACCGGAAATCCAAGAGCACAAGAAGTAGCAAATATCGAAAAATCAACTGTTTTAGCCGATTATGGTTTAGCAATTACAACGCCGACATTGTTGATTTTTGGTGGCAGTCGCGGAGCAAGAAAGATTAATGAAGCCTTTCTTCAAGCTTTACCTGAACTCGTGACAAAAGACTATCAAGTTCTCTTTGCTACTGGTGAGGTCCATTATGAAAAAATTAATCAAGAAGTTGAACGTTTAAATCTGAAAAATAAAAACGTTTCTGTTGTTCCATACATTTACAATATGCCTGAAGTTTTTGCAAATGTTTCAGTAGTAATGGGTAGAAGTGGTGCGACAACTTTAGCTGAACTAACAGCGTTAGGTTTGCCAAGCATTTTGATTCCAAGTCCATACGTGACGAACGATCATCAAACCAAAAATGCAGAAAGCCTTTCACATCACCATGCAGCTCGGTTGATTCCAGATAGTGAACTAGACGGTGCACAATTTATTCAAGCAGCAGATGCCTTAATGTTAAATGAACCGTTACGTGAAGAAATGGCAAAAGAAGCAAAAAAAGTAGGAATTGTCGATGCGAGTGATCGAATCATTGCTTTAATCAATGACCTAACAAGTAATTAG
- a CDS encoding cell division protein FtsQ/DivIB, whose translation MANWNKRSSYKKKTAQEPASSLTPWEQEQQKRAAEQTSEEPVINKEKKKTKAEKKVVSMEHKLPRLKEQRRKKMLRRLIPMVFLFSFTILVILYFISPLSRISKVTVSGTNEVFDQSVIDTSQLKKGDSLWEAYFNRDKMEQEIKTELNQVKSVHLKFDGVNSYVLAIDEYKTVAYLAKDDQYYNILENGKIVKESRKVSIGNPPIFKNFKEGPALDEMILQYSQLSSDIKNSISDIEHQSSKTDDYLIKINMNDGNLVQASIPSFAEKMAYYPSFVKSLGEQKGIINMEVGVYFEAF comes from the coding sequence ATGGCTAATTGGAATAAAAGAAGTTCATATAAAAAAAAGACTGCTCAAGAGCCTGCGTCTTCTTTAACCCCTTGGGAACAAGAACAGCAGAAAAGAGCAGCAGAACAAACTAGTGAAGAGCCTGTTATTAATAAAGAAAAAAAGAAAACGAAAGCGGAAAAGAAAGTTGTTTCAATGGAACACAAATTGCCGCGTTTAAAAGAACAAAGACGAAAAAAAATGCTTCGTCGATTGATTCCAATGGTTTTTTTATTTTCTTTTACAATTTTAGTGATTCTTTATTTTATCTCTCCATTAAGTCGTATTTCAAAAGTAACCGTTTCTGGGACGAACGAAGTTTTTGACCAGTCTGTTATTGATACCAGTCAACTCAAAAAGGGAGACTCCTTATGGGAAGCATACTTTAATCGAGATAAAATGGAACAAGAAATCAAAACCGAATTGAATCAAGTGAAATCTGTCCATCTAAAATTTGATGGAGTCAATAGCTATGTGTTAGCAATCGACGAATACAAAACAGTCGCTTATTTAGCTAAAGACGATCAATACTACAATATTTTGGAAAATGGAAAAATTGTAAAAGAAAGTAGAAAAGTTTCAATAGGCAATCCACCTATCTTTAAAAATTTTAAAGAAGGTCCTGCTTTAGACGAAATGATTTTACAATATAGTCAACTGAGTAGCGATATCAAAAACAGCATTTCAGATATTGAACATCAATCCAGTAAAACAGATGACTACTTAATTAAAATAAATATGAACGACGGTAATTTAGTACAAGCTAGCATCCCGTCTTTTGCAGAAAAAATGGCATACTATCCTAGTTTTGTAAAAAGCTTAGGCGAACAAAAAGGAATTATCAATATGGAAGTTGGCGTTTATTTCGAGGCATTTTAA
- a CDS encoding YggT family protein produces the protein MYRVLSEAINIYSILIVVYALLSWLPGAYNSKLGEILARLCEPYLDVFRRIIPPIGGISFSPIVALIVLSLVNRGLYYVLMFLIQTIAS, from the coding sequence GTGTACAGAGTGTTATCCGAAGCGATTAATATTTATTCTATTTTAATTGTTGTTTATGCACTGTTGTCGTGGTTACCTGGCGCTTATAATTCTAAGCTAGGAGAAATATTAGCCAGACTTTGTGAGCCCTATTTAGATGTTTTTAGAAGAATTATTCCACCAATTGGAGGGATTAGTTTTTCACCGATTGTGGCATTGATTGTTTTAAGTTTAGTAAATCGTGGACTTTATTATGTTTTAATGT
- the murD gene encoding UDP-N-acetylmuramoyl-L-alanine--D-glutamate ligase, whose protein sequence is MKKVTAYEHKKVLVVGLAMSGVNAAKLLHELGALVTVNDYKSFEENPEAQELLESGIRVVTGGHPVELLDEDFELVVKNPGIMYNNPIVHRAIEKGIPVITEVELAYEVAESKIIGITGTNGKTTTTTMIAEILNHNRKTGHAYVAGNIGTPASLVAQTATKEDEIVIELSSFQLMGIKTLRPQIAVITNIFEAHIDYHGSRDEYVAAKWRITENQTADDYLILNWDQEELRELSKTSKAKIIPFSRKEILENGVYVKEDIIYYQDEAIMNKKDIVVPGEHNVENALAAIAVAKLVGQSNKNIVELLTTFSGVKHRTQFVTEFKQRKFYNDSKATNILATENALKGFSKPVILLAGGLDRGNGFEELIPALKNVKALIVFGETASKIEEAGIKAGVKTIQHVQNVEAAVPVAYELSEPEEIILLSPACASWDQYRSFEVRGDAFINAIDQLIEEVEEQEE, encoded by the coding sequence ATGAAAAAAGTAACAGCATACGAACATAAAAAAGTATTGGTTGTCGGTCTAGCTATGAGTGGCGTGAATGCGGCTAAATTGTTGCATGAATTAGGCGCATTAGTTACCGTTAACGATTATAAGAGTTTTGAAGAAAATCCAGAAGCGCAAGAACTTTTAGAATCAGGAATTCGCGTTGTAACAGGCGGACATCCAGTTGAATTATTAGATGAAGATTTTGAGTTAGTCGTAAAAAATCCTGGTATTATGTATAACAACCCAATTGTACATCGAGCAATTGAAAAAGGAATCCCCGTTATTACAGAAGTTGAATTAGCTTATGAAGTTGCCGAAAGTAAAATTATCGGCATTACTGGAACCAACGGAAAAACAACAACGACAACAATGATTGCTGAAATTTTAAATCATAATCGTAAAACTGGACATGCATATGTTGCAGGAAATATTGGAACACCAGCTAGCTTAGTTGCTCAAACGGCAACCAAGGAAGATGAAATCGTGATTGAATTATCAAGTTTCCAATTAATGGGAATTAAAACGTTACGTCCACAAATAGCGGTCATTACAAATATCTTTGAAGCACATATTGATTACCATGGCTCACGAGATGAATACGTAGCCGCAAAATGGCGTATTACTGAAAACCAAACAGCAGATGATTACTTAATTTTAAATTGGGATCAAGAAGAGCTGCGTGAACTTTCTAAAACAAGTAAAGCAAAAATTATTCCATTTTCAAGAAAAGAGATTTTAGAAAATGGTGTTTATGTAAAAGAAGATATTATTTATTATCAAGATGAAGCCATCATGAATAAAAAAGACATTGTCGTACCAGGTGAACACAATGTTGAAAATGCACTGGCAGCAATTGCGGTCGCAAAATTAGTAGGGCAAAGTAATAAAAACATTGTGGAATTATTAACTACTTTTTCTGGCGTTAAACATCGGACTCAGTTTGTGACGGAATTTAAGCAACGTAAATTTTATAATGATTCTAAAGCAACCAATATTTTGGCAACTGAAAATGCATTAAAAGGATTTAGCAAACCGGTTATCTTATTAGCAGGTGGTTTAGATCGAGGCAATGGATTTGAAGAATTGATTCCTGCTTTAAAAAATGTCAAAGCATTGATTGTTTTTGGTGAAACTGCTAGTAAAATTGAAGAAGCAGGTATCAAAGCCGGAGTCAAAACAATTCAACATGTTCAAAATGTTGAAGCAGCAGTACCCGTTGCGTATGAGTTAAGTGAACCAGAAGAAATTATTTTATTATCACCAGCTTGCGCAAGTTGGGACCAATACCGCAGCTTTGAAGTTCGTGGAGACGCGTTTATCAATGCAATCGATCAATTGATTGAAGAGGTTGAAGAACAGGAGGAGTAA
- a CDS encoding YggS family pyridoxal phosphate-dependent enzyme → MSIATNLEAVESTLCQAIDKVGRKRSNVTLIAVTKAVSNEATKEIYDLGIRHLAENRPEGLQAKKTYLPDTDIKWHYIGNLQTRKVKQVINEIDYFHALDRISLAKEIEKRAEHTINCFLEVNVTGEESKHGINPSEIEAFIDSLQDYSKIKIIGLMTMAPIDADEATIHKAFSTLYQLKEKIQAKGISYAPCTELSMGMSNDYQIAAEEGATFVRVGTALFKD, encoded by the coding sequence ATGTCAATTGCTACAAATTTAGAAGCAGTGGAGTCAACGCTATGCCAAGCAATCGACAAAGTTGGGCGTAAACGCTCCAATGTAACGTTGATTGCAGTGACAAAAGCTGTTTCTAATGAAGCAACAAAAGAAATTTATGATTTAGGAATTCGTCATTTAGCTGAGAATAGACCAGAAGGTTTACAAGCAAAAAAAACGTACCTACCAGATACTGACATCAAATGGCATTACATTGGAAATTTACAAACGAGAAAAGTGAAGCAAGTTATTAATGAAATTGATTATTTTCATGCGTTAGATCGCATTTCTTTAGCTAAGGAAATTGAAAAGCGTGCAGAACACACAATCAATTGCTTTCTTGAAGTGAATGTTACCGGTGAGGAATCGAAACATGGCATAAATCCTTCAGAGATTGAAGCCTTTATCGATTCGTTACAAGACTATTCTAAAATAAAAATTATCGGTCTAATGACGATGGCTCCAATCGATGCAGATGAAGCAACTATTCACAAAGCCTTTTCAACGCTTTATCAACTGAAAGAAAAGATTCAAGCTAAAGGCATTTCATATGCTCCTTGTACAGAGTTGAGTATGGGAATGAGTAACGACTATCAGATTGCTGCAGAGGAAGGCGCAACATTTGTTCGTGTTGGGACAGCCTTGTTTAAAGACTAA
- the ftsZ gene encoding cell division protein FtsZ produces the protein MELEFDSMINNGAVIKVIGVGGAGNNAVNRMIDEGVKGVEFIVANTDIQALQSSNAEIKIQLGPKLTRGLGAGSNPEIGRKAAEESEEQIAEALSGADMIFVTAGMGGGTGTGAAPIVARIAKEQSALTVGVITRPFTFEGPKRGRFAAEGVSEMKDHVDTLVIISNNRLLEIVDKKTPMLEAFHEADNVLRQGVQGISDLITAPGYVNLDFADVKTVMENQGSALMGIGMASGENRTAEATKKAISSPLLEVSIDGAEQVLLNITGGPDLTLFEAQDASDIVSAASTTEVNIIFGTSINEKLGDEVIVTVIATGIDNQRGQEARRDTSRTRSFSNTNEATPYSKRNEEQSQSAPASNQAEKDPFGDWDIRREPNVRETSGREETPTEKADFDVFKRDSSPEKGHGNDDDSLDTPPFFRRRRK, from the coding sequence ATGGAATTAGAATTTGATTCAATGATAAACAACGGAGCTGTCATTAAAGTAATTGGTGTCGGCGGAGCAGGAAACAATGCAGTAAATCGTATGATCGATGAAGGTGTAAAGGGTGTTGAATTTATCGTTGCAAATACCGATATTCAAGCACTACAAAGCTCAAATGCTGAAATCAAAATTCAATTAGGACCTAAATTAACAAGAGGTCTTGGAGCAGGTTCAAATCCAGAAATTGGACGTAAAGCTGCAGAAGAAAGCGAAGAACAAATCGCAGAAGCCTTAAGCGGAGCAGATATGATTTTTGTCACTGCAGGTATGGGTGGTGGAACAGGAACAGGAGCTGCACCAATTGTGGCTAGAATTGCAAAAGAACAAAGCGCATTGACTGTTGGTGTTATTACAAGACCCTTTACTTTTGAAGGTCCAAAACGTGGCCGTTTTGCTGCAGAAGGTGTTTCTGAAATGAAAGACCATGTAGATACATTGGTTATTATTTCAAACAACCGTTTACTAGAAATCGTTGACAAAAAGACACCAATGTTGGAAGCTTTCCACGAAGCAGATAACGTATTACGCCAAGGGGTACAAGGCATTTCAGATTTAATCACAGCTCCAGGATATGTAAACTTAGATTTCGCTGATGTAAAAACAGTTATGGAAAATCAAGGTTCTGCGTTGATGGGAATCGGTATGGCAAGTGGAGAAAACAGAACAGCAGAAGCAACTAAAAAAGCGATCTCTTCTCCATTATTAGAAGTATCAATTGATGGTGCTGAGCAAGTATTGCTAAACATTACTGGTGGACCAGACTTAACTTTATTTGAAGCACAAGACGCTTCTGATATCGTTTCAGCAGCTTCAACAACTGAAGTGAATATTATTTTTGGAACATCAATCAATGAAAAACTTGGTGACGAAGTAATCGTAACCGTCATTGCAACTGGGATTGACAATCAACGTGGGCAAGAAGCTCGTCGCGATACTTCAAGAACGCGTAGTTTTTCAAATACAAATGAAGCAACCCCTTATAGCAAACGCAATGAGGAACAAAGTCAATCAGCACCTGCAAGCAACCAAGCTGAAAAAGATCCATTTGGTGACTGGGATATTCGTCGTGAACCTAATGTTCGTGAAACAAGTGGACGGGAAGAAACGCCAACAGAAAAAGCTGATTTTGATGTATTTAAACGCGATTCATCGCCAGAAAAAGGGCATGGAAATGACGATGATAGTTTAGACACACCACCATTCTTTAGAAGACGTCGTAAATAA
- the ftsA gene encoding cell division protein FtsA, giving the protein MGNTGIYVSLDIGTTSIKVVVAEYVNGQMNIIGVGNEKSEGLSRGIIVDIDQTVESIKKAVKQAEQKANMDINNVIVGIPSNSVEIESCHGMIAVSGENREISELDVENVMAAAMVRSVPPEREIISVIPEEFIVDGFDGIRDPRGMIGVRLEMHATMLTGPKTILHNTKRCVEKAGLQIGEIVVQPLAVGSTALSKGERDFGTIIIDMGGGQTSASVIHDNQLKYTFVDPEGGEYVSKDISIILNTTLENAEKIKRDYGFALPEETSPDEVFPVETIGKNEPVKIDEQYLSEIIEARLVQIFEKIKAELDVVGARELPGGIVLTGGAASLPGVIELAKDIFEINVKLYVPDQMGMRFPAFSTGIGLIEYVANLDEIHAVSKGRKVHHTDERVNQHHVEEHVFEHNAPAPREEKQPKKEEDKLSNKAKNFFSNFFD; this is encoded by the coding sequence ATGGGAAATACTGGGATTTATGTGAGTCTAGATATTGGAACCACTTCAATAAAAGTAGTAGTTGCTGAATATGTCAATGGTCAAATGAACATTATTGGAGTTGGAAATGAAAAATCAGAAGGTCTAAGTCGAGGGATTATTGTCGACATCGATCAAACAGTTGAATCAATAAAAAAAGCAGTTAAACAAGCTGAACAAAAAGCAAATATGGATATTAACAATGTTATCGTTGGAATTCCATCAAATAGCGTAGAAATCGAAAGCTGTCACGGAATGATCGCTGTTTCAGGAGAAAATCGTGAAATCAGTGAATTAGATGTTGAAAATGTGATGGCCGCGGCAATGGTGCGATCAGTTCCGCCAGAAAGAGAAATTATTTCGGTGATTCCAGAAGAATTTATCGTGGATGGCTTTGACGGAATTCGTGACCCTAGAGGCATGATAGGGGTGCGTTTAGAAATGCATGCAACAATGCTAACAGGACCTAAAACGATTTTACATAACACAAAACGTTGTGTAGAAAAGGCTGGATTACAAATTGGGGAAATCGTCGTTCAACCTCTTGCAGTTGGAAGTACCGCTTTATCAAAAGGCGAACGTGATTTTGGCACGATTATCATTGATATGGGTGGTGGACAAACCTCTGCTTCTGTAATTCATGACAATCAATTGAAATATACATTCGTTGATCCTGAAGGTGGCGAATACGTTTCAAAAGATATTTCAATTATCTTGAATACCACCCTTGAAAATGCTGAAAAAATCAAACGTGATTACGGATTTGCTTTACCAGAAGAAACGTCTCCAGATGAAGTTTTTCCAGTGGAAACGATTGGTAAAAATGAACCAGTCAAAATTGATGAACAGTATTTATCAGAAATTATTGAAGCTCGTTTAGTTCAAATTTTTGAAAAAATAAAAGCTGAATTAGATGTTGTGGGTGCAAGAGAATTGCCAGGAGGAATTGTGTTAACTGGTGGAGCTGCTTCGTTACCAGGCGTGATTGAGTTGGCGAAAGATATTTTTGAAATCAATGTGAAATTATATGTTCCAGATCAAATGGGCATGCGTTTCCCAGCCTTTTCTACCGGAATTGGTTTGATTGAATATGTAGCGAATTTAGATGAAATTCACGCAGTATCAAAAGGTAGAAAAGTGCATCATACGGATGAACGAGTAAATCAGCATCATGTTGAAGAGCACGTTTTTGAACATAATGCTCCAGCACCGCGTGAAGAAAAACAGCCTAAAAAAGAAGAAGATAAGTTAAGCAACAAAGCAAAAAATTTCTTTTCTAACTTCTTTGATTAA
- a CDS encoding cell division protein SepF gives MGLMGNFSQFFGLNDEEEEFEYEEYDQKTEKAAPIQAQEKVYNEPKSKPAFNSRNVNAVKTSNKVVPLNQQAIPSQSKIVVFEPRVYSEVQEVADLLMANESVILNFNRIEEDQAKRIVDFLTGTIYAISGDIQRIGDEIFLCTPPNVEIDGMLTEMMRDKEFY, from the coding sequence ATGGGACTTATGGGTAATTTTAGCCAATTTTTTGGTTTGAATGATGAAGAAGAAGAGTTTGAGTATGAAGAATACGATCAAAAAACTGAAAAAGCTGCACCAATTCAAGCTCAAGAGAAAGTGTACAATGAACCAAAAAGTAAACCCGCTTTTAACTCACGTAATGTCAACGCTGTTAAGACAAGCAATAAAGTTGTTCCCTTGAATCAACAAGCGATTCCATCTCAATCAAAAATTGTTGTTTTTGAACCGCGCGTCTATTCAGAGGTTCAAGAAGTTGCAGACTTATTAATGGCAAATGAATCAGTGATTTTAAATTTCAATCGAATTGAAGAAGATCAAGCTAAACGAATTGTGGACTTCTTAACAGGAACCATTTATGCAATTAGTGGAGATATTCAACGTATCGGCGATGAAATTTTCTTGTGTACACCACCAAATGTTGAAATTGATGGTATGTTAACAGAAATGATGCGTGATAAGGAATTCTACTAG